In Magnolia sinica isolate HGM2019 chromosome 16, MsV1, whole genome shotgun sequence, the genomic window atagggctgatatttgggccttgggcctaacatgggatgaCGCACTTGgtggtcaaggtggatttcatataaatatcatgTCGAGCCCACCTTAACAGGCCAGGCCTCCGGTACTTGCGGTTgcttgggcctaacatgggatgaCGCACTtggtggtcagggtggatttcacataaacatcatggtcaagcCCACCTTAACAGACCAGGAGCCATGAATAACATACACATGAGAGAAACATATAGTGCTCCACAGGAATACACGAATAACATACACATAAGAAGCACCTTAGGTAGAAGGTTTCTACATCTAGGGCTGGGACTCAAACCCGGAACTTGTGGTTGCTTAAGATTTCCAATTTGCCTTGTGAtctagtttttttgttttttttgaaaggtgatactttattgaaaaagaaaagccaaaacaaagaaaacaagacagacaaaaaccaaaacagaaaaagaagaaaccTAAACAAAGAGAAACCTAAGAAGACTAAAAGAGAAAAGAAACCTAAGAAAACTAAAATGCAACAACAAAACCAGTTATGTCTATTTGTTTATTGTGACCAGTCTATGAACTAAATGGACAGGATCTGTTGTATATTACTTTCTTTGTCATCGTTGTCATCATCTTCTTCGTGCTTTCGTTATTCTGTAATCTTTATTAACTGGCTGCCACTAAGAACTTTGGCAGAGCAGCACATGTGCCTTAAACTCAGATATCTTGTGAAATCTCTATGCAGGAGATACCCTAGGTAAAATTGCATCTGAGAAGGCTGGGATTTTCAAGGTAAACTCTTATAAGTGTAATGGCTAAAAACCTAGGAAAAATGAATCTGACATGCGTTATTCAATTGTTTATCaaactatttctttttctttattattcgaTCATGCAGTCTTCATTTTCAACTATTTTCTGAAATGGGTTGATGTCATCGCTGCTCATGAAGCCTCAAGTTCCCGCATTTACGGTCCCTCAAAGTTTGGAAGCAATGGATGTTCTTCGAGAGAGAGCGTCTGAGTTGAAGGTTGCATCTCTGCCAAGTACCTCATGTGTGAAAGATTGTATGACAAATGGATTTTAATTGGGTGAATCTTTTTTCTTCTGTAGAACATCTTGCACATTATAGTTTTTTTAGAATGCACCCGTGATTTCTCTTGAAACTATCAAGCATTGATGAGTTTCTACAATGACCAACATTTAAAGATGCGCTCATGCCACCATTTTACAGATTTTAGTTGACAACCCAAAAATTgtgataaggtttagatgatgatgatgatttggcaCTTGGCAAACCAAAAATTCCCAATAGTAGAAAGATAAAATCTATTCCAAATTGCCCAGTAACGTTATTTTTGGTTGAGCAATGCCGTTCTCTTTTCATAGAGCATTGGCCAATTACCTTGTTAGCGAATTTGGATAATTTGTGGCAGCATAATACAACTTTCTATTTGATCCACGCTATCAAAAGGCATTAGGTCATTTTATTGTCATTGCCTAGCAatgtacttttttttctttttcttttaaaaaagaaCCTTTGTTTCCTTCAAATGGCTAAACTTATCCCGATTTTGAGGAGAAAATTCATTGCTCTTGATTTCTAAGCACATATGATTATCcgtattttttcatttttgtaacCCTGATTTTCAGGTAAGACCAAATCTGTACAAGTTTGCAAGAAAGCATCTACATTGccattttcctttccttttttttttcccctgccAAGTGCAAATCCTGGGAACTTGTTTAGCATGAAATGGAGCATCTTAGAACTGCCAAATTTTAGTTTAACTTCCAcgatttctttctatttccttccCCTCTACATGTCTGAATGATTGCTAATGTTATCATCTAATATTTCTTACCGATTGCAGATTCCACTAAAAGTAGCGTCACCGCTAGATCGAGGTAAGTTGGGTGGATTGGAGCTCGGCATGGCTGGTGATCACCAGTTCATAAATGCTGGCCTTGCTATTGCTCTTTGTAGATGTTGGCTTCAACAGACTGGCCACTCCAAGGTTCTCTTTCGAAATGTCAGTTCAGATATCGTTGACCCCCAAATAATAATTTGTTTCTGCCTTATATGGAGTAAAATGATATTGTTACTTATGGATTACATAAAGCCATCTTCATACCCGAATTTTTTTTACTAGAAGCATGGACGTCTAAAGAACTTAGTCAACAAAAGATGAGCAAAAAATATATAGTCAAAATATGAATGATCCATAGAAGCCTAATGATCAGTAAAAGACAAATGATCTTAGTACTCAAGAAATAATTGGGATGTAGCCATAGAGACCAAAAAATGCAATAGCCACTAATGAAATTTTGGGTGGAAAAGGAGCTAACAAAATTAGCTTTTATTTtcgataaaaagaaaagaaaaaccaaaattgGCTTTAGTTTACTCTATAGCTGCATCAAGAGCTCCGCTGTTGGTCATGACCACAACAAAATTAACTTTAGTTTCTTCAATAGCCACATCAAGGTAACTGCTGTCTCTCATGACCATACCTTGGAACATAAGTCTTCATCTCTATCGAAATGATCATAGACCTAGGAAACATTGGTCTTCATCTCTATGCAAATAACTTGCCACCCGAGGGTGATTGCCACTTTGCAATATAAATATATGCGACACATGGTGGATGCATAGTTTGTATTTTAGTATTTCTGTTGTTAAACACTCTCAACATATTCTTATTAATTTATCGATGTTTTCCAACCTTTCTACTTTTTTAGATTAATTCTTATGTACTGCTGAACGATGTCCAACATTGATCCCATAGTCGTACCTGTGCCTATGGTGTGTCATATCTGATGTGGAAATCTTCACTGATTTGAAGGATCCAGGTACAACAGATCTCAATGACCACCTACCTCAAATCAGCAAAAAACCGTACTCTTTACATTATGCTGGCCCTTCCATACCAACAGATGGAATTGTTGCCATTGTATTGTATGAACAATGGGTTCTGTCAACCATCATTAAATACATTTATAGACTAACCAACAAGTTATTGACCAGAATAGTCCCAATGCAGGACAGAGTTGAAGAATAAAGGATATGGGCATTtaatttaaaagtttttttttttactcatgaGTGATGTGCTGATCATTACCAATTTCTTGATGTTTAATGATTTGTGGATTTTGTTACATTGAGAAGTCAGTGATTACTCCAACTGCTATTCTCCTTGATCATTTTCACTATTAAGCAATCAATGAAATTTAAATGATAGGAAGACCCATTGATTTCAATCTTTTGTTGTGCTTTGATCAAATAAAGGacatccttctttttctttttttcttttttcatttttttttttcaaagaactaGCTGCAAGTAAATGCATGTTTTTCTTTTGTATGAAATATCTTTGAACTATGAATTATGACTTTCTAAGATATTTCTGGTCCAAGGACCAAACTATTACACAATTAGCTTACACTCTAGATTTTATGTTTCCAAAAGACCATTAATTTTACGGTAGTTTTTTGACATAACAAAGTTGAAGTTTACATTTGTTGATGCTTCTTTTCCAGGAAGTTATTTGTGGTCTTATGAATCTTTTGGTTGTGGTATCAGATACTTCTACCGTCTGACTTATGAAGATTTCAAAACAGGAAAACCAGGAATCAGATCTGCCAGAGGCATTTCTTAAAGGTCTTTCCACTGCAAATCTTCCTGGACGGGCTCAGGTTGTCTATGACATCTCGGTGAAATCTTACGAGTCTGAAGTGAATGAGACTTCTTCAGGTGATCTGATCTTTTACTTGGATGGAGCTCACAGTCCAGAAAGTATGGAAGTTTGCGCGAGATGGTTCTCCAATGCTGTAAAAGAAGACGTACATTCTTCCAAGAATGGCATGACGGAACATGACGATAAGAATTTTGATCGGTCTAACAAAATTTCAAAGCAGGTGAGGTCCTTAATGTCCACCCCGCGCTTACCACATATTGATGTTTTAACTCATGGAATGGATCCAGTGGAAAATGCTAATATGTTAGTTGTTATCAAGCACCACATGTCCATGCATGTGGCATAAATATGTGGtctggaccattcatttgttGAGAATGGACTGGTCGTATGCCAAATATCACACTGTCAGATGATCCTAGCTGCCGTTTGGTGGATGTTCTACCATTGAATGTTGACTGTTGGTTGAGATTTCAGTAAATATTCATATGTAATCCTCAAAAATCCTCAACCATCAGTGGTTAGGATCACCCAACTGGGTGATTTTTGGGGTACGTCCAATCCGCGGCAAGTGTCAATGGATAAAGGGTCTAGATGTGTGTTTGGAGATGGAGTCCTTGATAACTAAGATACTACACACTCCATCTTCTAtctatttttgtgattttatttcaaTTGATTGTATTTAGATtactgatttttaaaaaaaaattgtagtcTAATGAGCTGCGTTTGTAGATTCTTTTGTTTAATTGCATGGAGGTGAGAGACCCTCTGCTTTTGCTTCCACGGCTTGTCAACACCTGTGCTTCATCAGGTATGCTTTCTCAAGGCACAGAATTATTCATTTCATGTCTACCTGCGGTGggatttcttcattgaagtgTTACTTTCTCTCCAATTGGTTATAATTCGTCTCATATGCTGAAATGTAATTGTTGTTGCTATTTGTATTACTCTCTCcaaattgttattgttgttgttatgtTCTTTGGATTCATATTGGAAGTTATTTCATTAGTTTGATGCCGGCTTATGTTGGGTCCCTAGTCATGGCTCATTGGTAGACTGTGAGTTTCAACGCTGAAGTCATATGTTCGAGTTCCCATgcggtgtgtgtgagtgtgtaaaaaaaagttTGATGCCGGCTGCCAACCtaatgcaaccctcctttatacGGGCTGGGGACCAGCaaagagcacaaaactcccatagGCACAATGTAatggactattacataggttgattacaatcaatgaggaattattattactattaccaCTATTACTGTTGTTACTATTATAATGTCTCAAGGAATTTTAGTTTAGATTATGTGATGTATACTTCCTAAATGACCAGATTATTTGAATCTTTCCAAGTTGTTTGTATTGCGCCTCACCTGTGATGAGATGAACATCCGAAAGCCTGTTGGTATAACGAGAATAATTATTAGTTTTGGAGAAAACCTTACTGTTCTTCATTAATATTTTGGACATGATAAAATTTTGGCTTTGGATTTCCATGATGGACAAAATGCAATGGTTGTTGTCCTCAAATGGTTTTAATAATGTTGCTTCTTTAAGGAGAACCATAATCCTGATCTTGAATAAATGGTGCTCTCTGGAAGTTTTAGAATCCTCTGTTTCTCAAGTATCTGTGGTGACCATGATGTATTGGTCGTTGTCAGAATCCCTATTTTCTGAGTTCGAGAAAGGAGTAGTTGTTTCTGAGTTCAAGAAAGGTGTAGTTGCCCACAGAAATCTCCTTTTAAAAAGACCAAATAGTGTTGAATATTTTTAGAAGGTTATCAcatattcaatttcttttgaacGAGCACATCTAAAATTTGGTGTCTGATGTGATGCCTGCATGCATGATATCTCTCTCTTGAAAGCTAACATGAACCTGAATTGGTATTGACTTGGCCAGGTGTCCACTTCTCAAAAGCCCTTTTCGTCCCGAGCATATCGACGTACCATAAAGTTGATTCTGCTGCATCTATAGCTTTAGAGACCACTAAGGACTTGTCATGGCAATCCACCCTCCAAAGAACTTGGGAAAAGATAATCCATGGAAaaggttttttgtttttcttttttccatcattTGCAAGTTCTGCTCAATTTTCACTTTGGCTTCTACTAGGCtttggaaattttcaaatggaACTTGTAAGTATTCAGAATGAGttcgagttcttcttcttcttcttcttcttctttttttctcccaGTTTTGGTTGCTTGAAAACAAACAGGAACCATGAATATGAGATTGTTCATAGTACCGCTGTCCAATAAAACATGAGTGATTATCAGATAGCTGTTATCTAACTGGTTCAACTTTCAGGTGCTATATCTGAAGAGAGCTCCAATTTTGATAATCCAGAGACATTGCCATCTTCTGGGTTTCTTTATGGAGATCCTTATCACAAGTGTAATCCCGTGAACAAACAGTTCACCTGCAGtgcagttatcccttccttgccATCAACAATAAAATTGTTAAGGGACTGTGTTAAGGAAAACCCTTCTATCAGACTTCAGGTAAAACCATTCTCTTGAACTGtattctcatcatcatcattatcatagccttgtccctgCTATTTGGTGTCGACCTTGTGAATCTTGTTTTGCCAATGAATCCTATCTAAGGCCATATCTCGGTAAGTGAATGAGCTAATCCACTTGTTAACAGTGTGTTTGGTTACAATctgtgaattgaattgcaacagTTAGTTCAATAAAGTGTTAGTGTCAAAATTGTAGCTAGCTTCCTTGACATCCATATAAAGGGACCAGGCCTTATCACAGTTACATCACTTCCATGTTAGAATTGGAAGA contains:
- the LOC131229289 gene encoding folylpolyglutamate synthase-like isoform X2, whose translation is MASKGRSQETCLSDSYEAAMEALSSLITRRKRGDGSNRVEKFSLMFKYMKVLDLEEHIAGLKIIHIAGTKGKGSTCTFSEAILRECGFQTGLFTSPHLVDVRERYRIDGVNISEDKFLQHFWDCWNQLKEKVTDDLPMPPLFQFLTLLAFKIFISEKVDVAILEVGLGGRLDSTNVVKEPVVCGITSLGMDHMEILGDTLGKIASEKAGIFKIPLKVASPLDRGKLGGLELGMAGDHQFINAGLAIALCRCWLQQTGHSKVLFRNENQESDLPEAFLKGLSTANLPGRAQVVYDISVKSYESEVNETSSGDLIFYLDGAHSPESMEVCARWFSNAVKEDVHSSKNGMTEHDDKNFDRSNKISKQILLFNCMEVRDPLLLLPRLVNTCASSGVHFSKALFVPSISTYHKVDSAASIALETTKDLSWQSTLQRTWEKIIHGKGAISEESSNFDNPETLPSSGFLYGDPYHKCNPVNKQFTCSAVIPSLPSTIKLLRDCVKENPSIRLQVLVTGSLHLVGDVLKLLRR
- the LOC131229289 gene encoding folylpolyglutamate synthase-like isoform X3 codes for the protein MILVLDLEEHIAGLKIIHIAGTKGKGSTCTFSEAILRECGFQTGLFTSPHLVDVRERYRIDGVNISEDKFLQHFWDCWNQLKEKVTDDLPMPPLFQFLTLLAFKIFISEKVDVAILEVGLGGRLDSTNVVKEPVVCGITSLGMDHMEILGDTLGKIASEKAGIFKPQVPAFTVPQSLEAMDVLRERASELKIPLKVASPLDRGKLGGLELGMAGDHQFINAGLAIALCRCWLQQTGHSKVLFRNENQESDLPEAFLKGLSTANLPGRAQVVYDISVKSYESEVNETSSGDLIFYLDGAHSPESMEVCARWFSNAVKEDVHSSKNGMTEHDDKNFDRSNKISKQILLFNCMEVRDPLLLLPRLVNTCASSGVHFSKALFVPSISTYHKVDSAASIALETTKDLSWQSTLQRTWEKIIHGKGAISEESSNFDNPETLPSSGFLYGDPYHKCNPVNKQFTCSAVIPSLPSTIKLLRDCVKENPSIRLQVLVTGSLHLVGDVLKLLRR
- the LOC131229289 gene encoding folylpolyglutamate synthase-like isoform X1, coding for MASKGRSQETCLSDSYEAAMEALSSLITRRKRGDGSNRVEKFSLMFKYMKVLDLEEHIAGLKIIHIAGTKGKGSTCTFSEAILRECGFQTGLFTSPHLVDVRERYRIDGVNISEDKFLQHFWDCWNQLKEKVTDDLPMPPLFQFLTLLAFKIFISEKVDVAILEVGLGGRLDSTNVVKEPVVCGITSLGMDHMEILGDTLGKIASEKAGIFKPQVPAFTVPQSLEAMDVLRERASELKIPLKVASPLDRGKLGGLELGMAGDHQFINAGLAIALCRCWLQQTGHSKVLFRNENQESDLPEAFLKGLSTANLPGRAQVVYDISVKSYESEVNETSSGDLIFYLDGAHSPESMEVCARWFSNAVKEDVHSSKNGMTEHDDKNFDRSNKISKQILLFNCMEVRDPLLLLPRLVNTCASSGVHFSKALFVPSISTYHKVDSAASIALETTKDLSWQSTLQRTWEKIIHGKGAISEESSNFDNPETLPSSGFLYGDPYHKCNPVNKQFTCSAVIPSLPSTIKLLRDCVKENPSIRLQVLVTGSLHLVGDVLKLLRR